One Solea senegalensis isolate Sse05_10M linkage group LG21, IFAPA_SoseM_1, whole genome shotgun sequence DNA segment encodes these proteins:
- the marveld2a gene encoding MARVEL domain-containing protein 2, translating to MSNGGGFHGRTERVRQAPYYDQVPLGSLPRDRDSYESLSEQRAPHLTHSSNPLPPPPLPEHPPVGPEFDPSGSEDNSNPPDHDPAIDIKPVHRFIPDSWKNFFRGSNRSSNKPWSMPDSSVNNNNSTSGGVRCSPPHSPSVPGSYRDPYGGSGGSYNSRKELLDVHDPQESVSGRTYRTGLTYTERVEEYHQRYAFMKSWAGLLRILGCVALLLGAAVFACVCAYIHKDNEWFNMFGYSSPGGAYGGGLYGSGTGGSYYTGPKTPFVLVVAGLAWLVTVIMLVLGMTMYYRTILLDSSWWPLTEFTINLALAVLYMAAGIVYVRDTTRGGLCSFPVFNNGINGAFCRTEAGQTAAIIFLFVTMVVYLIGAIVCLKLWRHEAARRYREKHGQEMLSTERGAAHLLDAAPAPLSKTPIQASAVPILTAPKVVSAKGAFLQGAIPSGHIPKPVIVPDYIAKYPTIRTDEERDQYRAVFNDQYAEYKELHSEVQVTLKKFDEMDAMMSSLPQHPTTQMEVDRINRILQDYQRKKNDSTFLEKKERCEYLKSKLSHIKQKIQEYDKVMEWNDGYD from the exons ATGTCCAATGGAGGAGGCTTTCATGGACGCACTGAGCGTGTCCGCCAGGCGCCCTACTACGACCAGGTACCCCTGGGCTCCTTACCCCGAGACCGAGACTCGTACGAGTCACTGAGCGAGCAAAGAGCACCTCATCTTACTCACAGCAGCAACCCCCTCCCACCCCCGCCTCTGCCAGAGCATCCTCCCGTGGGGCCGGAGTTTGATCCCAGCGGCAGCGAGGACAACAGCAACCCCCCTGACCACGACCCCGCCATCGACATCAAACCGGTCCACCGCTTCATCCCCGACTCATGGAAGAACTTCTTCAGAGGGAGCAATCGCAGCAGTAACAAACCGTGGTCCATGCCTGACTCCTCcgttaacaacaacaatagcacCTCTGGGGGGGTGCGctgctctcctcctcactctccctccGTTCCCGGATCGTACCGGGATCCGTATGGAGGCTCGGGTGGCAGCTACAACTCCAGGAAGGAGCTCCTTGACGTACACGATCCACAAGAGTCTGTGTCGGGGCGCACGTACCGCACAGGGCTGACCTACACCGAGCGGGTGGAGGAGTACCATCAGCGCTATGCCTTCATGAAGTCCTGGGCAGGACTGCTGAGGATTCTGGGCTGTGTGGCGCTTCTCCTGGGAGCtgctgtgtttgcctgtgtctgtgCTTACATCCACAAAGACAATGAGTGGTTCAACATGTTTGGATACTCTTCACCTGGGGGAGCGTACGGAGGAGGTTTGTACGGCTCCGGCACAGGTGGGTCCTACTACACGGGCCCCAAGACCCCGTTTGTGTTGGTGGTGGCAGGGCTGGCTTGGCTGGTTACTGTGATCATGTTAGTGCTGGGGATGACCATGTACTACCGCACCATCCTGCTGGACTCCTCCTGGTGGCCACTGACAGAGTTCACCATAAACCTGGCTCTGGCAGTGCTGTACATGGCAGCAG GTATTGTCTACGTCCGTGACACAACTCGCGGAGGGCTCTGCTCCTTCCCAGTGTTCAACAATGGCATCAACGGGGCGTTCTGCAGAACAGAGGCCGGCCAGACTGCCgccatcatcttcctctttgtcaCTATGGTTGTTTATCTGATTGGAGCCATCGTGTGTCTCAAGCTGTGGAGACATGAAGCTGCACGCAGATACCGCGAGAAGCACGGTCAGGAG ATGCTGTCTACTGAGAGGGGAGCTGCTCATTTATTG gatgctgctcctgctccactTTCCAAAACTCCAATCCAAGCCTCCGCAGTTCCCATCCTGACTGCTCCAAAAGTAGTTTCAGCAAAGGGAGCTTTTTTACAGGGAGCTATACCATCAGGGCACATCCCAAAACCTGTCATCGTTCCGGACTATATCGC GAAATATCCAACGATACGGACAGACGAGGAGCGGGACCAGTACCGAGCTGTGTTTAACGACCAGTATGCAGAGTACAAAGAGCTCCACTCAGAGGTGCAGGTCACCCTCAAAAAGTTTGATGAGATGGACGCCATGATGAGCAGTCTGCCCCAGCACCCTACCACCCAGATG GAGGTCGATCGCATCAACAGAATCCTTCAAGATtatcagaggaagaaaaat GATTCTACGTTCCTGGAGAAGAAGGAGCGCTGTGAGTACCTGAAGAGCAAACTGTCTCACATCAAACAGAAGATCCAAGAATACGACAAAGTCATGGAATGGAACGACGGCTACGACTAG